The following proteins are co-located in the Perognathus longimembris pacificus isolate PPM17 chromosome 25, ASM2315922v1, whole genome shotgun sequence genome:
- the Smim32 gene encoding small integral membrane protein 32 codes for MYGDVFNATGGPEPAGGALAPGATVKAEGALPLELATARGVRDSAASKPDLPTYLLLFFLLLLSVALVVLFIGCQLRHSAFAALPHDRSLRDARAPWKTRPV; via the coding sequence ATGTACGGGGACGTGTTCAACGCCACGGGCGGCCCCGAGCCCGCGGGGGGCGCGCTGGCCCCGGGCGCCACGGTGAAGGCGGAGGGCGCCCTGCCGCTGGAGCTGGCCACGGCGCGCGGGGTGCGGGACAGCGCGGCCTCGAAGCCCGACCTGCCCACCTACCTGCTGCTCTTcttcctgctgctgctgtccGTGGCCCTGGTCGTGCTCTTCATCGGCTGCCAGCTGCGCCACTCGGCCTTCGCCGCGCTGCCCCACGACCGCTCGCTGCGCGATGCCCGCGCGCCCTGGAAGACGCGGCCGGTGTAG